In the Palaeococcus pacificus DY20341 genome, one interval contains:
- a CDS encoding radical SAM protein, protein MIVAIIDGYTDEPAGLGVPPYLGIYPRYAYGAIKKANPKANVFYLTIDDLRFTFEGEHGIKTRNKTPNVFKTKEILQKAELIIYIGGLHTPGKYLSAVPSQVEEVAKFLKPFEGVKILGGPAFMGSAHEGGTKIGSRELMLANQIFDYIAYGDLEAFLYDYLTNPKDANPFRFRTYEELKDYALLGAEVVKQFPDYPNFVIVEIETQRGCPKAAGIGGCSFCTEPLRYKLIADRPIEDIVKEVEALYKLGVVHFRIGRQSCIFSYMAKPNGRVPIPNPDALEKLFKGIRSVAPDVKTLHVDNANPAVIANYPEESTRIAKALIKYGTPGNVVAFGLESADPKVAKKNNLNATADETYEAVKILNEVGAKRSYNGMPWLLPGINILFGLPGETKKSYEITFQFLKRLLDDGLLVRRINIRQVVVFPGTPLWYLREKVKTEKHKALTKHYKYKIRHEIDFPMLKRLVPVGTILRDVRAEVYDNGLTYGRQIGSYPLIVGIPKEIELNRFYDVLIVGHGFRSITGIPIPINVNKESSKVLSYLPGIGKKRVVKILSKRPFKSKDEVLTIVEDPKNREMLKDIISLE, encoded by the coding sequence ATGATAGTCGCTATAATTGATGGTTACACAGATGAGCCGGCTGGCCTTGGAGTGCCTCCTTACTTAGGAATATACCCCCGCTATGCCTATGGGGCAATAAAGAAGGCTAATCCTAAGGCTAATGTCTTTTATTTGACCATTGATGACTTGAGATTTACGTTTGAGGGTGAGCACGGGATAAAGACGAGAAACAAGACTCCAAATGTATTTAAAACTAAAGAAATTCTCCAAAAAGCAGAGTTGATAATTTACATAGGAGGTTTGCATACACCTGGGAAATACCTATCCGCGGTTCCTTCTCAAGTTGAGGAGGTAGCTAAGTTTCTAAAACCTTTTGAAGGCGTCAAGATTTTGGGCGGGCCAGCTTTTATGGGCTCTGCTCACGAAGGAGGAACTAAGATAGGGTCAAGAGAGCTCATGCTAGCCAATCAAATTTTCGATTACATAGCTTATGGGGATTTGGAAGCTTTTCTCTACGACTACCTAACCAACCCTAAAGATGCCAATCCCTTCCGCTTTAGGACTTATGAAGAGCTTAAAGACTATGCTCTTTTAGGAGCTGAAGTGGTTAAGCAGTTCCCGGATTATCCAAACTTTGTTATAGTGGAAATCGAGACTCAGAGAGGATGCCCTAAGGCGGCGGGAATTGGAGGATGCTCTTTTTGTACAGAGCCTTTGAGGTACAAACTCATCGCGGACAGGCCCATTGAGGACATAGTAAAAGAAGTTGAAGCTCTCTACAAGTTAGGAGTTGTGCACTTTAGAATCGGCAGACAGAGCTGCATCTTTTCATATATGGCAAAACCAAACGGAAGAGTCCCAATCCCGAATCCCGATGCACTAGAGAAGCTCTTTAAAGGCATAAGGAGCGTCGCCCCAGATGTTAAAACTCTACACGTTGATAACGCAAACCCGGCGGTAATAGCAAACTATCCCGAGGAAAGCACAAGAATAGCCAAAGCCCTCATAAAGTACGGCACACCTGGCAATGTCGTTGCCTTTGGCCTTGAGAGTGCAGATCCAAAGGTAGCGAAGAAGAACAATCTTAATGCCACCGCTGATGAGACGTACGAAGCTGTTAAAATCCTAAACGAGGTTGGGGCTAAGAGGAGCTATAATGGAATGCCCTGGCTGCTCCCGGGAATAAATATTCTCTTTGGGCTTCCAGGAGAGACTAAGAAAAGCTATGAAATAACGTTCCAATTTTTAAAGCGCCTCTTAGATGATGGACTCTTGGTGAGAAGGATAAACATAAGGCAGGTTGTAGTCTTTCCGGGCACTCCTTTGTGGTACCTGAGGGAGAAAGTAAAGACCGAAAAGCACAAAGCGCTCACCAAACACTACAAGTATAAAATAAGGCACGAGATTGACTTTCCAATGTTAAAAAGACTAGTCCCCGTAGGGACGATTTTGAGAGATGTTAGAGCAGAGGTTTATGACAACGGATTAACTTACGGACGTCAAATAGGGAGCTATCCTCTAATAGTGGGGATTCCAAAAGAAATCGAGCTAAACCGTTTTTATGATGTCTTGATAGTGGGACATGGATTTAGGAGTATAACAGGAATTCCAATACCTATAAACGTGAACAAAGAGAGCTCAAAAGTTCTCAGTTATCTGCCGGGGATAGGAAAGAAGAGAGTAGTAAAAATCCTCTCAAAGAGGCCCTTTAAGAGCAAGGACGAGGTTTTGACTATCGTTGAAGATCCAAAAAATAGGGAAATGCTAAAGGATATAATCAGCCTTGAGTAG
- the rsmA gene encoding 16S rRNA (adenine(1518)-N(6)/adenine(1519)-N(6))-dimethyltransferase RsmA, producing the protein MLNPRVFELLSKYGIRPNTDLGQNFLIVEDIIKREVERAEIKENETVLEIGPGLGVLTDELSRVAKKVYAIEKDSRVIEILKNEYKWSNVEIINADALKIEFPPFDKIVSNLPYQISSPITFKFLKYDFKKAVLIYQLEFAQRMVAKPGDKNYSRLSVMVQAKANAALVERIGKGAFYPKPKVDSAVIIMEPKPKKEQIILNENLVKALFQHKRKIASKALKDSYHMFGLTKEEFKKVRKIFDRVPHAKKRVFHLDIIDIKEIEEFLKENGIIEA; encoded by the coding sequence ATGCTCAATCCCAGAGTTTTTGAGCTCCTCTCCAAATATGGAATAAGGCCAAACACAGATTTAGGGCAAAACTTCTTGATAGTTGAAGATATTATTAAACGTGAAGTTGAGCGAGCCGAGATAAAAGAGAACGAGACTGTTCTAGAGATTGGCCCTGGTTTGGGTGTTTTAACTGACGAACTGAGCAGGGTGGCGAAAAAGGTATATGCAATAGAAAAAGACTCGCGAGTAATTGAAATCCTAAAAAACGAGTATAAGTGGAGTAACGTCGAAATTATCAATGCAGATGCTTTAAAAATTGAGTTTCCTCCTTTTGATAAGATAGTTTCAAATCTTCCATACCAAATTTCATCCCCAATAACTTTCAAATTTTTAAAGTACGACTTTAAGAAGGCCGTTCTAATATATCAGCTCGAATTTGCCCAAAGGATGGTGGCAAAGCCAGGGGATAAGAACTACTCCCGCTTATCCGTAATGGTTCAAGCGAAAGCCAACGCTGCGCTCGTGGAGCGTATTGGGAAGGGGGCATTTTATCCCAAGCCCAAAGTTGATTCAGCTGTCATAATTATGGAGCCAAAGCCAAAAAAGGAGCAAATAATTTTAAATGAAAACCTAGTTAAGGCCCTCTTTCAGCACAAGCGCAAAATAGCATCCAAAGCATTGAAGGACTCATACCACATGTTCGGCCTAACAAAGGAAGAGTTTAAAAAGGTTAGAAAAATCTTTGACAGAGTCCCTCATGCCAAGAAGCGGGTTTTCCACTTAGACATAATAGATATCAAGGAAATTGAGGAGTTTTTGAAGGAAAATGGGATTATCGAGGCTTAG
- a CDS encoding DUF655 domain-containing protein: MRGYPSYGRNTHKRRPKHVEYEDYAYVLDYLPLGYVDIDHNRVIEKEPLAQVIGEKAFTLLEVVPKTDLMLYERVFIGKGVRDKILKINRKIHFDDLTPTAKAELHYVVEEIVKNNEERFIKFFNMAPPITNRLHSLELLPGIGKKHMWEILEQRKVKPFESFDDLKHRVKGLPDPIKMISKRILDEIEGKDKYRLFVGHNRLFRA; this comes from the coding sequence ATGAGAGGATACCCATCTTATGGACGTAACACGCATAAGAGAAGGCCCAAACATGTTGAGTATGAGGATTATGCTTACGTGTTAGACTACCTGCCGCTGGGCTATGTGGATATAGACCACAACAGAGTTATCGAGAAGGAGCCGTTAGCCCAAGTTATAGGCGAAAAGGCATTTACCCTTCTTGAAGTTGTACCCAAAACAGATTTGATGCTCTATGAGAGAGTGTTCATAGGAAAAGGAGTTAGAGATAAAATTCTCAAAATAAATAGAAAAATTCACTTCGATGACTTAACACCTACGGCTAAAGCAGAGCTACACTATGTGGTGGAAGAGATAGTTAAGAACAATGAAGAGCGTTTTATTAAGTTCTTCAATATGGCGCCCCCCATAACTAACAGGCTGCACAGCTTAGAGCTCCTGCCGGGAATAGGTAAAAAGCACATGTGGGAGATACTAGAACAGAGGAAGGTCAAACCCTTCGAGAGTTTTGATGACCTAAAGCACAGGGTCAAAGGACTGCCAGACCCAATAAAGATGATATCAAAGAGAATCTTAGACGAAATCGAAGGAAAGGACAAATACAGGCTTTTCGTGGGGCATAACAGGCTCTTCCGCGCATGA
- a CDS encoding RNA polymerase Rpb4 family protein, translating to MIGRKKINEKYLTIAEAQVILKKQLEEGLKINPEEPLNYEAKLSLEHTERFSKIEPEKADEAKQKLMEAFEWMDERIATKILDIMPEDYFDIRVIFAKEEYMPTKEEAEKIVEILAPYKKE from the coding sequence ATGATAGGGAGAAAAAAGATTAATGAAAAATATCTTACCATTGCAGAGGCCCAGGTAATCTTAAAGAAGCAGCTTGAAGAAGGGCTCAAGATTAACCCAGAGGAGCCTCTAAACTATGAGGCTAAGTTAAGCTTGGAGCACACGGAGAGGTTCTCCAAGATAGAGCCCGAAAAGGCTGACGAAGCTAAACAAAAACTCATGGAAGCTTTTGAATGGATGGACGAGAGAATTGCCACTAAAATCCTAGACATAATGCCTGAGGACTACTTTGACATTCGCGTTATCTTTGCTAAAGAGGAGTACATGCCTACAAAGGAAGAGGCAGAGAAAATTGTTGAGATTTTAGCTCCATACAAAAAGGAGTGA
- a CDS encoding 50S ribosomal protein L21e, with product MVQKAHTIRRKTRGKLSKHPRRRGLPPLTRFLKEFEVGQKVHIVIEPSYHKGMPDPRFHGRTGTVVGKRGNAYVVQLMDGGKTKTFFIHPIHLRPQK from the coding sequence ATGGTGCAAAAAGCCCACACAATAAGGAGAAAAACAAGGGGTAAGCTCAGTAAGCACCCAAGGAGAAGAGGACTTCCCCCACTAACTAGATTCCTCAAGGAGTTTGAGGTTGGCCAAAAGGTTCACATAGTTATCGAGCCAAGCTATCACAAGGGTATGCCGGACCCAAGGTTCCACGGAAGGACAGGAACAGTAGTTGGCAAGAGAGGAAACGCTTACGTCGTCCAATTAATGGATGGTGGAAAGACTAAGACATTTTTCATCCACCCAATTCACTTAAGACCACAAAAGTGA
- a CDS encoding tRNA pseudouridine(54/55) synthase Pus10, which yields MIIEKAERILENHELCNNCLGRCFAKLGKGKNSERGEAIRNVLNMEREANKQSPIKEPQTCELCGNIFKKRDYFAQKCYDKALKLGLEFDSFLIGSSFPKDILEKERAIVEEFELDYAEPINREFNREVGKALELLFQKPVNKKNPDVIFIIEPYTEEIKIQSKPIYIYGRYRKLVRGIPQTPFKGYKESVASIICRPFAEAFRGKAVFHGAGREDIDVRMLGSGRPFIVEIKNPIKRKAVLEDLAKEINSSEKVEVFGLRFVDYKTMEEILTQNHRKEYEAVVYVEDGVEEKDLDKIVKTLTNATIHQRTPRRVLRRRSDLTRVRKVYKVDGKVIDGKHIKLRIFCDGGLYIKELISGDMGRTTPSVSEIIGKRAICEALDVINVEVIENGAKSPHNKEKNKG from the coding sequence ATGATAATCGAAAAAGCCGAGAGGATACTTGAAAATCACGAACTGTGCAACAACTGCTTAGGAAGATGCTTTGCCAAGTTGGGAAAAGGAAAAAACTCCGAGAGGGGAGAGGCAATAAGGAATGTCCTTAATATGGAGCGGGAGGCTAATAAACAATCCCCAATAAAAGAGCCCCAAACATGTGAGCTGTGTGGCAATATATTTAAGAAACGGGACTATTTCGCTCAGAAGTGCTATGATAAAGCGCTAAAGCTTGGTCTTGAGTTCGATAGCTTTTTAATTGGTTCAAGTTTTCCAAAAGATATACTCGAAAAAGAAAGGGCTATTGTAGAGGAGTTTGAACTGGACTATGCAGAGCCCATAAATAGAGAGTTCAACCGTGAGGTAGGCAAGGCTTTAGAATTGCTCTTCCAAAAACCAGTTAATAAAAAGAATCCAGACGTGATCTTTATAATCGAGCCATATACCGAAGAGATCAAAATTCAAAGCAAGCCCATTTACATTTACGGCCGCTATAGAAAGCTTGTTAGAGGAATCCCCCAAACACCTTTTAAGGGCTACAAAGAAAGCGTTGCCTCAATAATATGCAGGCCCTTTGCAGAGGCATTTAGAGGAAAAGCTGTTTTTCACGGTGCTGGGAGAGAAGATATCGATGTGAGGATGCTTGGAAGCGGAAGACCGTTTATCGTCGAAATTAAGAACCCGATAAAGAGAAAAGCGGTGTTGGAAGATCTCGCTAAAGAGATAAACAGCAGCGAAAAAGTTGAGGTTTTTGGTCTGCGATTCGTAGACTATAAAACTATGGAAGAGATTTTGACTCAAAACCACAGGAAGGAATATGAAGCAGTAGTTTATGTTGAAGACGGCGTTGAAGAGAAGGATTTGGATAAAATCGTCAAAACTCTTACTAACGCGACCATCCACCAAAGAACTCCAAGAAGGGTTTTACGGAGGAGAAGCGATTTAACGAGGGTTAGAAAAGTTTATAAAGTGGACGGCAAAGTGATTGATGGAAAACATATTAAGCTGAGAATATTTTGCGATGGTGGATTGTATATAAAAGAGCTTATATCTGGAGATATGGGGCGAACGACCCCTTCCGTATCCGAAATAATTGGTAAACGCGCGATTTGCGAAGCTTTAGATGTGATAAATGTAGAGGTGATTGAAAATGGTGCAAAAAGCCCACACAATAAGGAGAAAAACAAGGGGTAA
- a CDS encoding transcriptional regulator, giving the protein MMTRRQKIIKLLEERDYSVSELALLLDMRGRGSGKIILEDLRAIARALKREGKVLLIQPAQCKNCGFVFKSEIKIPSKCPKCRSSWIEEPRFKISVK; this is encoded by the coding sequence ATGATGACAAGAAGGCAGAAGATAATAAAACTTTTGGAGGAGAGGGACTACAGTGTGAGCGAGCTTGCCCTACTATTGGACATGCGGGGTAGGGGAAGCGGGAAAATTATTCTTGAAGACCTGAGGGCAATTGCTAGGGCATTAAAGCGTGAGGGGAAAGTCCTTTTAATACAGCCGGCCCAATGTAAGAACTGCGGCTTTGTCTTTAAATCAGAAATAAAAATCCCATCCAAATGTCCAAAGTGCCGTTCCAGCTGGATTGAGGAGCCGAGGTTTAAAATTTCGGTGAAATAG